One segment of Phaeacidiphilus oryzae TH49 DNA contains the following:
- a CDS encoding RNA polymerase sigma factor, with the protein MTTHREHAPPGGAGSGAGPVGPREGARRSVEAVWRIEAPRLVGALVRIVQDLGTAEELAQDALVAALEQWPESGVPRRPGAWLLTVARRRAIDLVRRDRRLAEKLPLLARDAEAPAAGGPDAYAEVEAELDQDAIDDDVLRLICTACHPVLSREARVALTLRLIGGLSTEEIARAFLVPESTVAQRIVRAKRTLAARQVPYEVPGGAELTQRLESVLEVVYLVFNEGYAATSGEDWTRPGLCADALRLARVLAGLLPGEPEVLGLAALLELQSSRLPARADASGAPVLLPDQDRGRWDRLLIRRGFAALAAAEAAGRERGRPPGPYLLQAAIAACHASAIRAEETDWGRIAQLYALLDACAPSPVVAVNRAVAVGMAEGPAAGLALLDGLGDSGARELTAYHLLSGVRGDLLARLGRTAEARREFERAAELTRNAAERELLLRRARALPVR; encoded by the coding sequence ATGACGACCCATCGGGAGCACGCCCCGCCGGGCGGCGCCGGCAGCGGCGCCGGCCCCGTCGGTCCGCGCGAGGGGGCGCGGCGCAGCGTCGAGGCGGTCTGGCGGATAGAGGCGCCGCGGCTGGTCGGCGCGCTGGTGCGGATCGTCCAGGACCTCGGCACGGCCGAGGAGCTGGCGCAGGACGCGCTGGTGGCCGCGCTGGAGCAGTGGCCGGAGTCCGGCGTGCCGCGCCGGCCGGGCGCCTGGCTGCTCACCGTGGCCCGGCGGCGGGCGATCGACCTGGTCCGCCGGGACCGCCGGCTCGCCGAGAAGCTGCCGCTGCTGGCCCGGGACGCCGAGGCGCCGGCCGCCGGCGGCCCGGACGCGTACGCGGAGGTCGAGGCCGAGCTCGACCAGGACGCGATCGACGACGACGTCCTCCGCCTCATCTGCACCGCCTGCCACCCGGTGCTCTCCCGGGAGGCCCGGGTCGCCCTCACCCTGCGGCTGATCGGCGGCCTCTCCACGGAGGAGATCGCCCGGGCCTTCCTGGTCCCGGAGTCCACCGTGGCGCAGCGGATCGTCCGCGCCAAGCGCACCCTCGCCGCCAGACAGGTGCCCTACGAGGTGCCGGGCGGAGCGGAGTTGACGCAACGTCTGGAGAGCGTCCTGGAGGTGGTCTACCTGGTCTTCAACGAGGGGTACGCGGCCACCTCGGGCGAGGACTGGACCCGTCCCGGGCTCTGCGCGGACGCCCTCCGGCTGGCCCGGGTGCTGGCCGGGCTGCTGCCGGGGGAGCCCGAGGTGCTGGGCCTGGCCGCGCTGCTTGAGCTCCAGTCCTCCCGGCTGCCGGCCCGGGCGGACGCCTCCGGCGCCCCGGTCCTCCTCCCCGACCAGGACCGCGGGCGCTGGGACCGGCTGCTGATCCGACGGGGCTTCGCCGCGCTGGCGGCGGCCGAGGCCGCCGGCCGGGAGCGCGGGCGCCCACCGGGTCCGTACCTCCTCCAGGCCGCGATCGCCGCCTGCCACGCCTCGGCGATACGGGCCGAGGAGACCGACTGGGGGCGGATCGCTCAGCTCTACGCGCTGCTGGACGCCTGCGCGCCCTCGCCCGTGGTGGCGGTCAACCGGGCGGTGGCGGTGGGGATGGCGGAGGGCCCGGCGGCCGGCCTCGCCCTCCTCGACGGTCTCGGCGACTCGGGAGCACGGGAGTTGACGGCCTATCACCTCCTCTCCGGGGTGCGCGGTGATCTGCTGGCCAGGCTGGGACGGACGGCGGAGGCGCGTCGCGAGTTCGAGCGCGCGGCGGAGTTGACCCGCAACGCGGCGGAGCGCGAACTCCTGCTGCGCCGCGCCCGCGCGCTGCCGGTACGCTGA
- a CDS encoding YciI family protein, with protein MRYLSMIHIEGDDNPQAPSERLIKEMGVLLEEITKAGVMLDTAGLRPPSEGTVLRLAGGRQTVVDGPYTEGKEYIGGYALMEVKSHEEAVEWSRRFLEVHGDEWTISLELRRLDEAGPEA; from the coding sequence ATGCGCTATCTGTCCATGATCCACATTGAGGGCGACGACAACCCGCAGGCCCCCAGCGAGCGGCTGATCAAGGAGATGGGGGTGCTGCTGGAGGAGATCACCAAGGCGGGGGTGATGCTGGACACCGCGGGGCTCCGCCCGCCGTCCGAGGGCACCGTGCTGCGGCTGGCCGGTGGCAGGCAGACCGTCGTGGACGGCCCGTACACCGAGGGCAAGGAGTACATCGGCGGCTACGCGCTGATGGAGGTCAAGTCGCACGAGGAGGCGGTCGAGTGGAGCCGCCGGTTCCTGGAGGTGCACGGCGACGAGTGGACGATCTCGCTGGAGCTGCGCCGTCTGGACGAGGCGGGGCCCGAGGCGTAG
- a CDS encoding MFS transporter: MSTTNTAGTTGTASTAGGAGAAARSTPEQRWGLALVSVASLMVVLDMLVVATALNTIRLDMGASLAQLEWTVNAFTLSFAILLMPASALGDRFGRRRLLTGGIGLFTAASAACALAPDSGLLITARAVQGAGAAMIMPQALALLGVLFPPERRARALGLFSGVTGLGTLGGPLLGGAVTQGLEWQWIFWLNVPIGLALAPLVRLRIAESRGEAAKRFDPVGLALVATGTLGLVWGLVRGEAVGWSAAETLGALAGGALLTAAFIGWELRTAEPMLPMRYFRSRAFSAGNASGFLLFGAMVGSAFFIAQFFQNTLGYGPLGAGLRMAPWTGTVFVLAAPSGRLLSRLGERPMLVGGLTLQGAGFAWLALLADAPHPHYAPMLAPLVLSGCGTSLAMPAAQNAVIGAVPRGAIGAASGVFTTLRQLGGTFGLAVLAAVFTASGGYASPGSFRAGFVPAIAVSAAFSLAAALAGAAVPGRREASEKTSAAGVDSGRRRSTYR; encoded by the coding sequence GTGAGCACGACGAATACCGCGGGCACAACAGGCACGGCGAGCACGGCCGGCGGCGCCGGAGCGGCTGCGCGGTCCACCCCCGAGCAGCGCTGGGGTCTCGCGCTGGTGTCGGTGGCCTCGCTGATGGTCGTTCTGGACATGCTGGTGGTGGCGACGGCCCTGAACACCATCCGGCTGGACATGGGGGCCTCACTGGCACAGCTGGAGTGGACGGTGAACGCCTTCACCCTCAGCTTCGCGATCCTGCTGATGCCGGCCTCCGCGCTGGGCGACCGCTTCGGCCGCAGGCGGCTGCTGACCGGCGGGATCGGCCTGTTCACCGCCGCCTCCGCGGCCTGCGCACTGGCACCGGACTCGGGCCTGCTGATCACGGCGAGGGCCGTGCAGGGAGCCGGGGCGGCGATGATCATGCCGCAGGCGCTGGCCCTGCTCGGAGTCCTCTTCCCGCCCGAGCGCCGGGCCAGGGCGCTCGGCCTGTTCAGCGGCGTCACCGGGCTGGGCACCCTCGGCGGTCCGCTGCTCGGCGGGGCGGTCACCCAGGGGCTCGAATGGCAGTGGATCTTCTGGTTGAACGTCCCGATCGGGCTGGCCCTGGCACCCCTCGTCCGGCTGCGGATCGCGGAGAGCCGGGGCGAGGCCGCGAAGCGGTTCGATCCCGTCGGGCTCGCCCTGGTGGCGACCGGCACCCTGGGCCTCGTCTGGGGCCTGGTCCGGGGCGAGGCCGTCGGCTGGTCCGCCGCGGAGACCCTCGGGGCGCTGGCCGGGGGCGCGCTGCTGACCGCCGCCTTCATCGGCTGGGAGCTGCGCACCGCCGAACCGATGCTGCCCATGCGGTACTTCCGCTCCCGCGCCTTCTCCGCCGGCAACGCGTCCGGCTTCCTCCTCTTCGGGGCGATGGTCGGCTCGGCGTTCTTCATCGCGCAGTTCTTCCAGAACACCCTGGGCTACGGGCCCCTGGGCGCGGGTCTGCGGATGGCCCCCTGGACCGGGACCGTCTTCGTCCTCGCCGCGCCCTCCGGCCGCCTGCTGAGCCGCCTGGGCGAGCGGCCGATGCTGGTCGGCGGGCTCACCCTGCAAGGCGCCGGCTTCGCCTGGCTGGCCCTCCTCGCCGACGCCCCGCACCCGCACTACGCGCCCATGCTGGCGCCCCTCGTCCTCTCCGGCTGCGGCACCTCGCTCGCGATGCCCGCCGCGCAGAACGCCGTCATCGGCGCGGTGCCGCGCGGGGCGATCGGCGCGGCGTCCGGGGTCTTCACCACTCTGCGCCAGCTCGGCGGCACCTTCGGTCTGGCCGTGCTGGCCGCCGTCTTCACCGCCTCCGGCGGCTACGCCTCCCCCGGGTCCTTCCGCGCGGGCTTCGTTCCGGCCATCGCCGTCTCGGCCGCGTTCTCCCTGGCCGCGGCGCTGGCCGGGGCGGCCGTCCCGGGCCGCCGGGAAGCCTCGGAAAAAACCTCGGCGGCCGGTGTCGATTCCGGCCGACGCCGTTCGACGTACCGGTGA
- a CDS encoding family 2B encapsulin nanocompartment shell protein: MSTETPPADPAAAPDPGGPDGAGDPQSAQTSLATRAARNLATTTKSAPQMQGISSRWLLRNLPWVEARGGSYRVNRRLTLAVGRGRIGFVQNGADDVRIIPETLREIPVLHGFEDEALLAELASRFTVREFQPGEMIVEEGAPIEEVYVVAHGRLNRLGTGHYGGTGVLGTVADGDHLGDEAVLTSDPLWLNSFQATTPGTLMVLPWASFQELYDRSPGLREQISSHLDAARKSTDRHGQASVDISAGHAGETVLPNTFVDYELAPREYELSLTQTVLRIHSRVADLYNDPMNQTEEQLRLTIEAIREREEWELVNNREFGLLHNAAYEQRINTWSGPPTPDDLDDLLSMRRGTQFFLAHPKAIAAFFRECNKRGVYPDGTEVGGHRLPAWRGVPIFPCGKIPISPGQTSSIMALRTGEDNEGVIGLHQTGIPDEYRPGLNVRFMGIDEKAVISYLVTAYYSAAILVPDAIGILENVDIAGEHG, translated from the coding sequence ATGTCCACCGAGACCCCGCCCGCAGACCCCGCCGCCGCCCCCGACCCCGGCGGGCCCGACGGCGCCGGCGACCCGCAGTCGGCCCAGACCAGCCTCGCCACCCGGGCCGCCCGCAACCTCGCCACCACCACCAAGTCCGCCCCGCAGATGCAGGGCATCAGCTCCCGCTGGCTGCTGCGCAACCTGCCGTGGGTGGAGGCCCGCGGCGGGAGCTACCGGGTCAACCGCAGGCTCACCCTCGCGGTCGGCCGGGGCCGGATCGGCTTCGTGCAGAACGGGGCCGACGACGTCCGGATCATCCCGGAGACCCTGCGCGAGATCCCGGTGCTCCACGGCTTCGAGGACGAGGCCCTCCTCGCCGAGCTGGCCTCCCGCTTCACCGTCCGAGAGTTCCAGCCGGGCGAGATGATCGTCGAGGAGGGCGCCCCGATAGAGGAGGTCTACGTCGTCGCCCACGGCCGGCTGAACAGGCTGGGCACCGGGCACTACGGCGGCACCGGCGTGCTCGGCACGGTCGCCGACGGCGACCATCTCGGCGACGAGGCCGTCCTCACCAGCGACCCGCTGTGGCTGAACAGCTTCCAGGCCACCACCCCCGGCACGCTGATGGTGCTGCCCTGGGCCTCCTTCCAGGAGCTGTACGACCGCTCGCCGGGGCTGCGCGAGCAGATCTCCTCCCATCTGGACGCCGCCCGCAAGTCCACCGACCGGCACGGCCAGGCCAGTGTGGACATCAGTGCCGGGCACGCGGGTGAGACGGTTCTGCCGAACACCTTCGTCGACTACGAACTCGCGCCCCGCGAGTACGAGTTGAGCCTGACCCAGACGGTGCTGCGGATCCACTCCAGGGTCGCCGACCTCTACAACGACCCGATGAATCAGACCGAGGAGCAGCTGCGCCTCACCATCGAGGCGATCCGCGAGCGGGAGGAGTGGGAGCTGGTCAACAACCGCGAGTTCGGCCTGCTCCACAACGCGGCCTACGAACAGCGGATCAACACCTGGTCGGGGCCGCCGACCCCGGACGACCTGGACGATCTGCTGAGCATGCGGCGCGGCACGCAGTTCTTCCTGGCCCACCCGAAGGCGATCGCGGCCTTCTTCCGCGAGTGCAACAAGCGCGGCGTCTACCCGGACGGCACGGAGGTGGGCGGCCACCGGCTGCCGGCCTGGCGCGGGGTGCCGATCTTCCCGTGCGGCAAGATCCCGATCAGTCCCGGGCAGACCAGCTCGATCATGGCGCTGCGGACCGGCGAGGACAACGAGGGCGTGATCGGCCTCCACCAGACCGGGATCCCGGACGAGTACCGGCCCGGCCTCAACGTCCGCTTCATGGGCATCGACGAGAAGGCCGTCATCTCGTATCTGGTGACCGCCTACTACTCGGCGGCGATCCTGGTCCCCGATGCCATCGGCATCCTGGAGAACGTCGACATCGCGGGCGAGCATGGCTGA
- a CDS encoding family 2 encapsulin nanocompartment cargo protein terpene cyclase has protein sequence MPGAVPGGEARRGTEAPPARATSDGSGIRIPRLYCPDAVRDDPALGEEVNERLVAWAAEIGIFEGRLERLRSHQFGRLFMLAHPDTDDPDRLLAAARCGLSEWAVDDHWVDEGEDTRPELFGTRMALAHGVIDPARLPNAYAHRFEEQVAREPVLRAFRSALALLHGIASPVQVARLRHELAVMFVGYAQEAEWRQHDRRPAVWEYLLHRYENAFYPCMVLIDPVAGYELPAAEFADHRVRRTYLYAGMANVLLNDIYSMAKEDPTDTNLPNLIAEEEGIPLQDAVDRSAAIHDELMHTIEAECAALTALGSPQLGRYLAGLWAWMGGSKQWHATSARYRTQTQQTSDDRKETTR, from the coding sequence ATGCCCGGGGCCGTACCGGGTGGGGAGGCGCGGCGGGGAACGGAAGCTCCGCCCGCGCGGGCGACCTCCGACGGCTCCGGCATCCGCATCCCGCGGCTCTACTGCCCGGACGCCGTCCGGGACGATCCCGCGCTCGGCGAGGAGGTCAACGAGCGGCTGGTGGCCTGGGCCGCCGAGATCGGGATCTTCGAGGGCCGGCTGGAGCGGCTCCGCTCGCACCAGTTCGGCCGGCTCTTCATGCTCGCCCACCCGGACACCGACGACCCCGACCGTCTCCTCGCGGCCGCCCGCTGCGGCCTCTCCGAATGGGCCGTCGACGACCACTGGGTGGACGAGGGCGAGGACACCCGCCCGGAGCTCTTCGGCACGAGGATGGCGCTCGCCCACGGCGTGATCGACCCCGCCCGCCTGCCGAACGCCTACGCCCACCGCTTCGAGGAGCAGGTGGCCCGCGAGCCCGTGCTGCGCGCCTTCCGCTCCGCACTCGCGCTGCTGCACGGCATCGCGAGCCCGGTCCAAGTGGCCCGGCTGCGCCACGAGTTGGCGGTGATGTTCGTCGGCTACGCGCAGGAGGCGGAGTGGCGCCAGCACGACCGCCGCCCAGCCGTCTGGGAGTACCTGCTGCACCGGTACGAGAACGCCTTCTACCCCTGCATGGTGCTGATCGACCCGGTCGCCGGCTACGAGCTGCCCGCCGCCGAGTTCGCCGACCACCGGGTGCGCCGCACCTACCTCTACGCCGGCATGGCCAACGTCCTCCTCAACGACATCTACTCGATGGCCAAGGAGGACCCGACCGACACCAACCTGCCCAACCTGATCGCCGAGGAGGAAGGGATCCCGCTCCAGGACGCGGTGGACAGGTCGGCCGCCATCCACGACGAGCTGATGCACACCATCGAGGCCGAGTGCGCCGCCCTCACCGCCCTCGGATCGCCCCAACTGGGCCGCTACCTGGCCGGGTTGTGGGCCTGGATGGGCGGCAGCAAGCAGTGGCACGCCACCAGCGCCCGCTACCGGACGCAGACCCAGCAGACATCGGACGATCGGAAGGAAACCACTCGGTGA
- a CDS encoding geranyl diphosphate 2-C-methyltransferase encodes MPGARAETGSDPSAAAGVPLSTYQQSVADYWNTERNAVNLRLGEVDGIYHHHYGIGAADFSVLEAPEEVREERIAEELHRLESAQADLLLEHLGRIAPEGRLLDSGCGRGGGSLLAHQRFGCAVDGISISRSQVAFAGEQAERRGVGGQVRFHLRNMLDTGFETGSFDGIWNNESTMYVELSLLFAEYQRLLRRGGRYVCITGCYNDAYGLPSRAVSEINAHYICDIHPRSTYFREMAAHRLVPVGVVDLTAATIPYWELRAQTHLATGIEEKFLSAYRDGSFQYLLIAADRV; translated from the coding sequence ATCCCCGGCGCCCGCGCCGAAACCGGCTCCGACCCCAGCGCCGCAGCCGGCGTCCCGCTCTCCACCTACCAGCAGTCGGTCGCCGACTACTGGAACACCGAGCGGAACGCCGTCAACCTCCGCCTCGGCGAGGTGGACGGCATCTACCACCACCACTACGGGATCGGCGCCGCCGACTTCTCCGTGCTGGAGGCCCCGGAGGAGGTCCGCGAGGAGCGGATCGCCGAGGAGCTCCACCGCCTGGAGTCCGCCCAGGCGGACCTCCTCCTGGAGCACCTCGGCCGGATCGCCCCGGAGGGCCGGCTGCTGGACTCCGGCTGCGGCCGCGGCGGCGGCAGCCTGCTGGCCCACCAGCGCTTCGGCTGCGCCGTCGACGGCATCTCCATCTCCCGCTCCCAGGTCGCCTTCGCGGGGGAGCAGGCCGAGCGGCGCGGGGTCGGCGGCCAGGTCCGCTTCCACCTCCGCAACATGCTGGACACCGGCTTCGAGACCGGCTCCTTCGACGGCATCTGGAACAACGAGTCGACGATGTACGTCGAACTGTCCCTGCTCTTCGCCGAGTACCAGCGGCTGCTGCGGCGCGGCGGCCGGTACGTCTGCATCACCGGCTGCTACAACGACGCGTACGGGCTGCCGTCGCGGGCGGTGAGCGAGATCAACGCCCACTACATCTGCGACATCCACCCCCGCAGCACCTACTTCCGGGAGATGGCCGCGCACCGGCTGGTGCCGGTGGGTGTGGTCGACCTCACCGCGGCCACCATCCCCTACTGGGAGCTGCGCGCGCAGACCCACCTGGCCACCGGCATCGAGGAGAAGTTCCTCTCCGCCTACCGCGACGGCTCGTTCCAGTACCTGCTGATCGCCGCCGACCGGGTGTGA
- a CDS encoding NADP-dependent isocitrate dehydrogenase, producing MTDSTIIYTHTDEAPALATYSFLPIIEAYAGKAGVSVETRDISLAGRIIALFPEYLKEEQRIGDALTELGELAKTPGANIIKLPNISASIPQLKAAIAELQEQGYALPAYPDEPKTDEEREVRARYDKVKGSAVNPVLREGNSDRRAPASVKNYAKAHPHRMGAWTSESKTEVATMGHDDFRSTEKSVTIAEAGSLRVVHTAEDGSETVLKESIPVLAGEVVDAAVLRVGPLREFLSAQVARAKAEGVLFSAHLKATMMKVSDPIIFGHVVRAFFPKTFAEYGETLAAAGLTPNDGLGGIYKGLEALPNGAEIKASFDAELAEGPDLAMVDSDRGISNLHVPSDIIIDASMPAMIRTSGHMWGPDGEEHDTLAVIPDSSYAGVYEAVIEDCKANGAFDPSTMGSVPNVGLMAQKAEEYGSHDKTFEIAAAGTVRALDASGNVVLEQAVSAGDIFRMCQTKDAAIKDWVKLAVTRARATGSPAVFWLDAARGHDAELIKKVEQYLPEFGTEGLTIEVKTPEEATRYSVERIRRGEDTISVTGNVLRDYLTDLFPILELGTSAKMLSVVPLMNGGGLFETGAGGSAPKHVQQLVKENYLRWDSLGEFLALAVSFEQLAKVTGNGRAKILGVTLDRATGTLLNENKSPARKLGSIDNRGSHFYLALYWAQELAGQTEDAALAEAFAPIAKTLAEQEQTIVDELLAVQGSPAEIGGYYQPDPAKASAVMRPSATFNQALASLG from the coding sequence GTGACTGACTCGACCATCATCTACACCCACACGGACGAGGCACCCGCCCTCGCCACGTACTCGTTCCTCCCCATCATCGAGGCGTACGCGGGCAAGGCCGGGGTCTCCGTGGAGACCCGGGACATCTCCCTCGCCGGCCGGATCATCGCCCTCTTCCCCGAGTACCTCAAGGAGGAGCAGCGGATCGGCGACGCCCTCACCGAGCTCGGTGAGCTGGCCAAGACCCCCGGCGCCAACATCATCAAGCTGCCGAACATCTCGGCCTCCATCCCGCAGCTCAAGGCGGCCATCGCGGAGCTCCAGGAGCAGGGCTACGCGCTCCCGGCGTACCCGGACGAGCCCAAGACCGACGAGGAGCGCGAGGTCCGCGCCCGCTACGACAAGGTCAAGGGCAGCGCCGTCAACCCGGTCCTGCGCGAGGGCAACTCCGACCGCCGCGCCCCCGCCTCGGTGAAGAACTACGCCAAGGCCCACCCGCACCGGATGGGCGCCTGGACCTCCGAGTCCAAGACCGAGGTGGCCACCATGGGCCACGACGACTTCCGCTCCACCGAGAAGTCGGTCACCATCGCCGAGGCCGGCTCGCTGCGCGTCGTCCACACCGCCGAGGACGGCTCCGAGACGGTCCTCAAGGAGTCCATCCCGGTGCTGGCCGGCGAGGTCGTGGACGCCGCCGTGCTGCGCGTCGGCCCGCTGCGCGAGTTCCTGTCCGCGCAGGTGGCGAGGGCCAAGGCGGAGGGGGTGCTGTTCTCCGCGCACCTCAAGGCCACCATGATGAAGGTCTCCGACCCGATCATCTTCGGCCACGTGGTCCGCGCCTTCTTCCCGAAGACCTTCGCGGAGTACGGCGAGACGCTGGCCGCCGCCGGCCTGACCCCGAACGACGGCCTGGGCGGCATCTACAAGGGCCTGGAGGCGCTGCCGAACGGCGCCGAGATCAAGGCCTCCTTCGACGCCGAGCTGGCCGAGGGGCCGGACCTGGCGATGGTCGACTCGGACCGCGGGATCTCCAACCTCCACGTCCCGAGCGACATCATCATCGACGCCTCGATGCCGGCGATGATCCGCACCTCCGGCCACATGTGGGGCCCGGACGGCGAGGAGCACGACACCCTCGCGGTGATCCCGGACTCCTCGTACGCCGGCGTCTACGAGGCCGTCATCGAGGACTGCAAGGCCAACGGCGCCTTCGACCCGTCCACCATGGGCTCGGTGCCGAACGTCGGCCTGATGGCGCAGAAGGCGGAGGAGTACGGCAGCCACGACAAGACCTTCGAGATCGCCGCCGCCGGCACCGTCCGCGCGCTGGACGCCTCGGGGAACGTCGTCCTGGAGCAGGCCGTCTCGGCCGGCGACATCTTCCGGATGTGCCAGACCAAGGACGCCGCGATCAAGGACTGGGTGAAGCTGGCCGTCACCCGCGCCCGCGCCACCGGCTCCCCGGCCGTGTTCTGGCTGGACGCCGCGCGCGGCCACGACGCCGAGCTGATCAAGAAGGTCGAGCAGTACCTTCCGGAGTTCGGCACCGAGGGCCTGACCATCGAGGTCAAGACCCCGGAGGAGGCCACCCGGTACTCCGTCGAGCGCATCCGCCGCGGTGAGGACACCATCTCCGTCACCGGCAACGTGCTCCGCGACTACCTCACCGACCTGTTCCCGATCCTGGAGCTGGGCACCAGCGCCAAGATGCTCTCGGTGGTCCCGCTGATGAACGGCGGCGGCCTCTTCGAGACCGGCGCCGGCGGCTCCGCGCCGAAGCATGTGCAGCAGCTGGTCAAGGAGAACTACCTGCGCTGGGACTCGCTGGGCGAGTTCCTGGCCCTGGCCGTCTCCTTCGAGCAGCTGGCCAAGGTCACCGGCAACGGCCGGGCGAAGATCCTCGGCGTGACGCTGGACCGGGCCACCGGCACCCTGCTGAACGAGAACAAGTCGCCGGCCCGCAAGCTGGGCAGCATCGACAACCGCGGCAGCCACTTCTACCTCGCCCTGTACTGGGCGCAGGAGCTGGCCGGCCAGACCGAGGACGCGGCCCTCGCCGAGGCGTTCGCCCCGATCGCCAAGACGCTGGCCGAGCAGGAGCAGACCATCGTCGACGAGCTGCTGGCCGTGCAGGGCAGCCCGGCCGAGATCGGCGGCTACTACCAGCCGGACCCGGCCAAGGCCTCCGCCGTGATGCGGCCCTCCGCCACCTTCAACCAGGCGCTGGCCTCCCTCGGCTGA
- a CDS encoding class I SAM-dependent methyltransferase, which yields MTGTNDAAQRRKQRSGSFGEVAGEYGRLRPAPCPAAVDWALPDRPGARVLDLAAGAGTLTAELAARGLDVVAVEPDDRMRAVLEQRNPAVPALAGTAEGIPLPDGGLDGVLVSAAWHWFDANRAVPEISRVLRPGGRLGVLWNGLDTGVDWVGEWHALTRRRDFDATDGAGPADSSLHGAPHRHMVARGELLKRQLGSGDGPFVDLEHASFGCSRRYSPADAAALLGTYSRVIMLPPEDRAELLAEAREWLCGRFGLAPEQPGVELPFRSHCWRAVNRG from the coding sequence ATGACTGGGACGAATGACGCCGCGCAGCGGCGCAAGCAGCGGTCGGGTTCCTTCGGCGAGGTGGCAGGGGAGTACGGGCGGCTGCGCCCCGCGCCCTGCCCGGCGGCGGTGGACTGGGCGCTCCCGGACCGCCCCGGCGCGCGAGTGCTGGACCTCGCCGCCGGCGCCGGAACGCTGACCGCCGAGCTGGCGGCCCGCGGCCTGGACGTGGTCGCGGTGGAGCCGGACGACCGCATGCGGGCGGTGCTGGAGCAGCGCAATCCGGCCGTGCCCGCGCTGGCCGGCACGGCGGAGGGGATCCCGCTGCCGGACGGCGGGCTGGACGGCGTGCTGGTCTCGGCGGCCTGGCACTGGTTCGACGCCAACCGGGCGGTGCCGGAGATCTCACGGGTGCTGAGGCCCGGCGGGCGGCTCGGCGTGCTGTGGAACGGGCTGGACACCGGCGTCGACTGGGTCGGCGAGTGGCACGCCCTCACCCGGCGCCGGGACTTCGACGCGACCGACGGCGCGGGGCCCGCGGACAGCAGCCTCCACGGCGCCCCGCACCGGCACATGGTCGCCCGCGGCGAGCTGCTGAAGCGTCAACTCGGTTCCGGTGACGGCCCGTTCGTCGATCTGGAGCACGCGTCCTTCGGTTGCTCGCGGCGGTACTCGCCGGCCGACGCGGCCGCCCTCCTGGGCACCTACAGCCGGGTGATCATGCTGCCCCCCGAGGACCGGGCGGAGCTGCTGGCCGAGGCGCGGGAGTGGCTCTGCGGACGGTTCGGCCTCGCCCCCGAGCAGCCCGGCGTCGAGCTGCCCTTCCGCTCGCACTGCTGGCGAGCTGTCAACCGGGGTTGA
- a CDS encoding helix-turn-helix domain-containing protein, whose protein sequence is MTGAEESRRLADAAGSRDPAVGLTAVRALRELAERLEGLQVDNARAAGWTWQQIAERLGVSRQAVHKKHGGGRRFGRGGE, encoded by the coding sequence ATGACGGGTGCAGAGGAGAGCAGGCGGCTCGCCGACGCCGCCGGCAGCCGGGACCCAGCCGTGGGCCTCACCGCCGTGCGCGCGCTCCGCGAGCTCGCCGAACGGCTGGAGGGGCTCCAGGTGGACAACGCCCGCGCGGCGGGCTGGACCTGGCAGCAGATCGCCGAGCGGCTCGGCGTCAGCAGGCAGGCGGTGCACAAGAAGCACGGCGGCGGGCGGCGCTTCGGCCGCGGCGGAGAGTGA
- a CDS encoding Clp protease N-terminal domain-containing protein yields the protein MLERFSSGARAATVHAREEARQLRHDSIGAEHLLLGLLYDEEDPAVRLLLDAGFDLPSARAAVRRADRGLGPEDAAALESIGIDLEAVVEKVEEGFGEGALSRRRTRAGAGSGADSDARSGAKRLRFDPPARKALERSVAAAGAQRTGRIEDGHLLLGLLDGAGPARRVVEEFGLVPEELCRRVRAVLPAQAG from the coding sequence ATGTTGGAGAGGTTCAGCAGCGGGGCGCGCGCCGCGACGGTGCACGCCCGCGAGGAGGCGCGGCAGCTGCGCCACGACAGCATCGGCGCCGAGCACCTGCTGCTCGGCCTGCTGTACGACGAGGAGGACCCGGCCGTCCGGCTGCTCCTCGACGCCGGCTTCGACCTGCCCTCGGCGCGGGCCGCCGTCCGCAGGGCCGACCGGGGCCTCGGCCCGGAGGACGCCGCCGCGCTGGAGAGCATCGGCATCGATCTGGAGGCGGTGGTCGAGAAGGTGGAGGAGGGCTTCGGCGAGGGCGCGCTCTCCCGGCGCCGGACGCGCGCCGGGGCGGGATCCGGCGCGGACTCCGATGCGCGCTCCGGCGCGAAGCGGCTGCGGTTCGACCCCCCGGCGCGGAAGGCGCTGGAACGGTCGGTGGCTGCCGCCGGGGCGCAGCGGACCGGGCGGATCGAGGACGGCCATCTCCTGCTGGGCCTCCTCGACGGGGCCGGCCCGGCCCGGCGGGTGGTCGAGGAGTTCGGGCTGGTCCCCGAGGAACTGTGCCGCCGGGTGCGGGCGGTCCTTCCGGCCCAGGCCGGTTGA